The Cannabis sativa cultivar Pink pepper isolate KNU-18-1 chromosome 8, ASM2916894v1, whole genome shotgun sequence genomic interval TAAAGAAACTATAatgcaactaaaatattaaacatgtcattacattttctgtcaatgattccacaaagttgtcgactaatttcttttctgctgtaggtgttaaaaatgttgttgttttctgtgcttttttcctgtttgtgtatgtccattgttgaatcaatgctctcaatgactccatcagtgttgtgattggtagctctctagctgccaagtttgctgcatttagagattcagcaatgtttgaagtcatagttgaatacatgttgtttttgcagtggtatcttgaccatttgtggtatccaacttgttgtaaatatggtcttacatggatgtccaagctgtccaactcgctcatatggtattcaaatttcctctctGTGTATGCTCTGGCTGCAGCGAACAATGGTTTATCCAgcttgcttgcattcttcttgaaggttgcttttaggttgcttaacaggtggtatacacaatagcaatgtgtgatttctggaaatacttgacaagctgccttacttatgctctcatgtctatctgagatcaagcactgttcctctctaatcccatatgtttctctcacttttgtgaaaaaccattgccatgagttgttgttttctgaatccacaacagaaaaagctagtggaaaaatgtgcccatttgcatcctgtgtacaagcagagagcagtgtacctccatatgttgatttaaggaaagttccgtcaac includes:
- the LOC133030471 gene encoding protein FAR1-RELATED SEQUENCE 4-like → MKHNYGVRMNYMKAWRSKEHVQEELRGKANESYRLLPGFLHMLQKTNLGTIVHVKTKDDNSFNYLFVALDASIKGWKKCKPIIVVDGTFLKSTYGGTLLSACTQDANGHIFPLAFSVVDSENNNSWQWFFTKVRETYGIREEQCLISDRHESISKAACQVFPEITHCYCVYHLLSNLKATFKKNASKLDKPLFAAARAYTERKFEYHMSELDSLDIHVRPYLQQVGYHKWSRYHCKNNMYSTMTSNIAESLNAANLAARELPITTLMESLRALIQQWTYTNRKKAQKTTTFLTPTAEKKLVDNFVESLTENVKPINETMFEVIELTRSWVINLKEKTCSCNRFQLDELRR